The Caenorhabditis elegans chromosome II genome has a segment encoding these proteins:
- the unc-52 gene encoding Ig-like domain-containing protein (Confirmed by transcript evidence): MFVPDTIIQVLLEVSSESPQIGDRAWFDCKVTGDPSAVISWTKEGNDDLPPNAQVTGGRLLFTDLKEDNAGVYRCVAKTKAGPLQTRTVLNVGSGKRKRKHLGNRRGRRLRHRRRNAQNGPLSRKTRTTTKLFGSWF, from the exons ATgtttg tacCTGATACTATTATCCAAGTGCTTCTCGAAGTTTCCTCTGAATCACCACAAATCGGGGATCGTGCCTGGTTTGACTGTAAGGTAACTGGAGACCCATCGGCTGTGATCTCATGGACCAAAGAAGGAAATGATGATCTTCCACCAAATGCTCAG GTAACCGGAGGACGTCTCTTGTTCACTGATCTCAAGGAAGACAACGCTGGCGTCTACAGATGCGTCGCCAAGACAAAAGCGGGACCACTTCAAACACGAACAGTGCTCAACGTCGGATCCGGAAAACGCAAGCGAAAACACTTGGGAAATCGTCGGGGGCGTCGTTTGAGGCATCGTAGACGCAACGCTCAAAATGGGCCACTTTCTCGCAAAACCCGAACCACTACCAAGCTCTTTGGCTCGTGGTTCTaa